The following DNA comes from Planctomycetia bacterium.
ACTCTCCCGATTCCGCAGGAGAGTGTCAATAATCTACTGACGCGTATCCCTATTTCCCTTCCGCCGCATCCTTCACCTTCGGGTCATAATAATTCGGGAACGGCGGGCGTTTGGGGTGAACTACCGGGTTTCTTTGAAGTTCATACATCACCATTTCGATGGCTTTCTCCAGTTGTGGGTCTTTGCCCTGGCGGACCAGTTTCGGGTCGAACTCGACTTCCACATCAGGAGTGACACCACGGTTTTCCACTTCCCATTTGCCTGAGGGGAACCAGATGCCCCAGCGTGGAGCAGTGACGCCACCACCATCGATCAGTTGGGGATACCCATCAATACCCACCAATCCGCCCCACGTGCGTTTGCCAATCAGTTGGCCCAGGCCAGACTGCTTGAACGTGTAGGGCAGGTAATCGCCGCCTGAACCAGCCTGTTCATTGATCAACATGACCTTGGGGCCAGGGATGGCGGAAGTAGGGAATGCCTGGTCTTTGCCTTCACGAGTGGAAGCATAGTTGCGGATAGGCTGACGCAAATAATCGATCACATGATCTGCCAGTAATCCGCCGCCGTTGAAGCGTTCATCAACAATGACACCATCCCGCCCGGCTTGGGCAAAGAAGTAACGGTTGAACCGGGCATAACCCTGATTCGCTGTGTTAGGCAGATACACATAGGCTACTTTGCCACCAGTGAGCTTGTCCACAGCCCGACGGTTGCCATCGACCCAGGCCAGATTGCGCAGTGCCCGTTCACTACCTGCGGGAACCACCGTTACCTCGCGGGCATCTTTGCCATCAGCCGATGAGCCTACTTTGATGATGGTCTGTTTGCCAGCAGTGCCTTCGAACAGTTTGAATATTTCATCTTCGCCTCGCAGTTCCACACCGTTAACAGCCAGCAGGAATTCGCCTTCCTTGACAGCAGCGCCAGGCTGAGTCAGTGGTGCACGAAGAGTCGGATTCCAGCTTTCGCCGCGATACACCCTGGAAATGCGATGACGACCCTGTTCGATGGTGTAATCAGCACCCAGCAAGCCGCCTTTGCGGCTCTCCATTCTCGGCGTGTCGCCACCAGACAGGTAAACATGCTGGAGACATAATCCTGCCAGCAGTTCATCCAGCAGGTAGTTCAATTCATGCCTGCTACCTAACCCGGGCAGATAAGCTTCATGCTTCTTCCAGTTCGATTGCAGATCGAATCCGTGGAATTGAGGATCGTAAAGGAAATCCCGTTCGATGCGGTAGACTTCCTGGTAAATCTGTTTCCATTCTGCCATTGGATCAACACGGACTTCGAAAGCATCCATCTTGAGGGTGCCATCGCCTGGCTTGGGTGCACCAGCAGCGCCAACCAGATGCCAATCCTCACCCTGGCGATAAAGCAGCTTTTCGCCATTGGCCGAGACTGTTACGAAACTGGTTCCATCAGCGATTTTTTCTGTCTTTCGCTTGGCTAGTTCAAATCGATGAATCGTGACTGGTGGTGGTTCATTCGTGTCTTCCAGCCCTGGAACGGTTGGGCCTTCAAGCACATATATCACACCTGTTTTTCCTGCCAAAAGTCCCTGATAATTCTTTGGTGGAATCGGCAATGCCAGCGTACGCTGATCCAGATCAGCTTCATCGACTTTGACTTCAACGGTTTTCTTTTCTTCCTTCTTGTCTGTATCCTTGCTTTCCTTTTTCTCCTTTTCATCATCACTTTCAGGAGCCAGTGGCGAAGGTTCATCCTTGCTGAGAACAGTCAGGTAAACTGTGCGGGTCACGGGCCGGTTGATCGCTGCCATGCCTGAACCCACGGCAGGGCCAATATCAGTGCTGGCAGTGAAATAGAGGTATTTGCCATTGGCATCAAACGAAGGGTAGCGGGCATCGCTCATGCCATCGGTTACCTGAATGATTTTGCCTGAGTCAAGCGAATACAGGAACACAGCACTAAGGTAATTTTTCAGTGAGCGTGAGAACGTGATCCACTTGCTGTCTGGCGACCAGTAAGGAATGATCGGCTCTTCATCGTAGATGCCGGAATCCACTTTGGTCGATTTGCCTGTGCTGAGTTCGACATGCCAGAGGTTCAACTTCTTGTCGGCTAATGCGATGTACTTGCCATCGGGCGACCAGGCGATGTTGTAGAAGAAGGACGGAGCATCGCCGACTTTGATCTGCTTGGTCTCGCCCTTGCCATCCTGCGAACGAATGTGTAGGAGATATTCCCCCGATTCATCGGAGAAGTAGGCAATGGATTTTCCATCAGGCGACCATTTCGGATCACGTTCAGCAAATGCAGAACTGTTCGTGAGATTGCGGATGTCACCTTTTTCTGCAGGGACCGTAAGGATTTCACCACGTGCTTCAAAGACTGCCCGGCTACCAGTTGGCGACAGGCTGGCCTTTTGAATCGACTTGGCTGCTTTCTCCACCTTGGTTCGCACGCCAGGCAAATCGGCCTGAATGCGTACAGAGATGGGGTGCGATTTCTGGCTCTTCAAATCAAACAGATGCAAGGTGCCAAAGCGATCGTAAACAATGGCATCGCTGCATGCTGAGGCAGACTTGATATCGGCATCACCCGGATCAAGCAAACGCTTCACTTCTTTGCTGGTGGGTGAATAGCTGTAAAGGGTCGCCATCCCATCACGATCCGACAGAAAATAGACCGTATTGCCTATCCAGATAGGGTTGAAATCGTTGGAAGTGGTGCGAGGCACGAGCGTGATGGAAGAATCAGCGAGATCAGCGATCCACACTGGCGATGCGGAGCCCCCTCTGTAGTTCCGCACAGGCCGAAACG
Coding sequences within:
- a CDS encoding PD40 domain-containing protein; this encodes MRNTLFLALLMPGLLPQSTNAQNPPLLLQRPAISSSHVAFVYAGDIWTVERAGGEARRLTAGTGLESYPVFSPDGKWVAFAGDYEGNLDVYVVAATGGVPQRITHHPDPDVPVSWSPDGKQVIFRSPRSSYARFLRLFSVSAHGGQPTELPLPQAEEGSLSPDGKHIAYVPLSNKPQFPGSFRPVRNYRGGSASPVWIADLADSSITLVPRTTSNDFNPIWIGNTVYFLSDRDGMATLYSYSPTSKEVKRLLDPGDADIKSASACSDAIVYDRFGTLHLFDLKSQKSHPISVRIQADLPGVRTKVEKAAKSIQKASLSPTGSRAVFEARGEILTVPAEKGDIRNLTNSSAFAERDPKWSPDGKSIAYFSDESGEYLLHIRSQDGKGETKQIKVGDAPSFFYNIAWSPDGKYIALADKKLNLWHVELSTGKSTKVDSGIYDEEPIIPYWSPDSKWITFSRSLKNYLSAVFLYSLDSGKIIQVTDGMSDARYPSFDANGKYLYFTASTDIGPAVGSGMAAINRPVTRTVYLTVLSKDEPSPLAPESDDEKEKKESKDTDKKEEKKTVEVKVDEADLDQRTLALPIPPKNYQGLLAGKTGVIYVLEGPTVPGLEDTNEPPPVTIHRFELAKRKTEKIADGTSFVTVSANGEKLLYRQGEDWHLVGAAGAPKPGDGTLKMDAFEVRVDPMAEWKQIYQEVYRIERDFLYDPQFHGFDLQSNWKKHEAYLPGLGSRHELNYLLDELLAGLCLQHVYLSGGDTPRMESRKGGLLGADYTIEQGRHRISRVYRGESWNPTLRAPLTQPGAAVKEGEFLLAVNGVELRGEDEIFKLFEGTAGKQTIIKVGSSADGKDAREVTVVPAGSERALRNLAWVDGNRRAVDKLTGGKVAYVYLPNTANQGYARFNRYFFAQAGRDGVIVDERFNGGGLLADHVIDYLRQPIRNYASTREGKDQAFPTSAIPGPKVMLINEQAGSGGDYLPYTFKQSGLGQLIGKRTWGGLVGIDGYPQLIDGGGVTAPRWGIWFPSGKWEVENRGVTPDVEVEFDPKLVRQGKDPQLEKAIEMVMYELQRNPVVHPKRPPFPNYYDPKVKDAAEGK